From one Candidatus Lernaella stagnicola genomic stretch:
- a CDS encoding glycosyltransferase family 39 protein yields MTSETASPPRAYAEKVAFAAIGVGLLVRLLIAIQPAVSLVPICLADDTFYYLRIAENILAGHGASFDGVVATNGYHPLWMLVSMAAVALTGEAVAASRVLLVLLALIGAGNALLFWRLMRDSLGPLPALWAACVWSLSPYLLFTEMMGVEAPLMMLGALAALNVYHGMRAQEPSRRQWLLLGGLLGLTLLARTDAVLLAVLLALDAAVIHWWRRRGDAPALRRQIGFALAGAGVAALVVAPWVVYNLAAFGSITQDSARALLFRERTWWELGGASLGTHLSQALPAGFGDYFLRLIGWPNASLALAFVTLLVGGGVAARLAGGERFFRAEARPSLLIIGWGIVVWAFYILYFWQQKFWYFLPLHAGIGAAGALVIAYLQRVSRDACVARRWFVALLALMIASYGYVGLKIWQGGFQPWQSSYVRAAQAVRDLHQADPTLRFAAFNAGIISAWSRVPVVNLDGVVNPDVIRAQRDRALLAYLRERGIDYVIDHQKLIAASGAFAEPEWPQAFTLSDRFPASKMLGDLLVLKLKPAP; encoded by the coding sequence ATGACCAGCGAAACGGCATCGCCGCCCCGCGCCTACGCCGAGAAAGTCGCCTTTGCCGCGATCGGCGTCGGGCTCTTGGTGCGCCTGCTGATCGCCATACAACCGGCGGTGTCGCTGGTGCCGATCTGTCTGGCCGACGACACCTTCTATTATTTGCGCATCGCCGAAAACATCTTGGCCGGGCACGGGGCGAGTTTCGACGGCGTGGTGGCGACCAATGGTTACCACCCGTTATGGATGCTGGTTTCGATGGCGGCGGTCGCGCTGACCGGCGAGGCGGTAGCGGCGTCGCGCGTCTTACTGGTGCTGCTGGCGTTGATCGGGGCGGGCAACGCGCTGCTGTTTTGGCGCTTGATGCGTGACAGTCTCGGGCCGCTGCCCGCCTTGTGGGCGGCGTGCGTGTGGTCGCTGTCGCCGTACCTGCTGTTCACCGAAATGATGGGCGTGGAAGCGCCGCTGATGATGCTGGGCGCGTTGGCCGCGCTCAACGTTTACCACGGTATGCGCGCTCAAGAGCCGTCACGGCGGCAGTGGCTGCTGCTCGGCGGCTTACTCGGCCTGACGCTGCTGGCGCGTACCGACGCTGTTTTGCTGGCGGTGTTGCTGGCGCTGGACGCGGCGGTTATCCACTGGTGGCGGCGGCGCGGGGACGCCCCGGCGCTGCGGCGACAAATCGGTTTCGCGCTGGCGGGGGCGGGCGTGGCGGCGTTGGTCGTGGCGCCTTGGGTCGTCTACAACCTGGCCGCCTTCGGATCGATCACGCAGGATTCGGCGCGGGCGCTGCTGTTTCGGGAACGGACGTGGTGGGAACTGGGCGGCGCATCGTTGGGGACCCATTTGTCTCAAGCGCTTCCCGCGGGTTTCGGCGACTACTTCCTGCGCTTGATCGGGTGGCCGAATGCTTCGCTGGCGCTGGCGTTCGTGACGTTGTTGGTGGGCGGGGGCGTGGCCGCGCGTTTGGCGGGCGGCGAACGATTTTTCCGCGCCGAGGCGAGGCCGTCTTTGTTGATCATCGGCTGGGGGATCGTCGTCTGGGCGTTTTATATTCTGTACTTCTGGCAGCAGAAGTTTTGGTATTTCTTACCGCTTCATGCCGGGATAGGCGCGGCGGGCGCATTGGTGATCGCCTACCTGCAACGCGTTTCGCGGGATGCGTGTGTGGCGCGGCGTTGGTTTGTCGCGTTGCTGGCCCTGATGATCGCGTCGTACGGCTACGTCGGCCTTAAGATTTGGCAGGGCGGCTTTCAGCCGTGGCAGAGCAGTTACGTGCGTGCCGCGCAAGCGGTGAGGGATTTGCACCAAGCCGATCCAACTTTGCGGTTCGCGGCGTTCAACGCCGGGATCATCAGCGCGTGGTCGCGCGTGCCGGTGGTCAACCTGGACGGCGTGGTCAATCCGGATGTGATTCGCGCGCAGCGGGATCGGGCGCTGTTGGCCTATCTGCGCGAGCGGGGTATCGACTACGTGATCGATCACCAGAAGCTGATTGCCGCCTCCGGCGCGTTCGCCGAACCGGAATGGCCGCAGGCTTTTACATTGAGCGATCGCTTCCCGGCTTCTAAAATGCTCGGGGATTTGCTTGTCTTAAAGTTGAAACCGGCGCCGTAG
- a CDS encoding prepilin peptidase: protein MYADNFIQIYVTFAGFLFGAAIGSFLNVVIWRLPQGESIVFPGSHCPQCGNAISWYDNIPLLSWVFLGAKCRHCRGQISLRYPMVELVSAIFLAGYLNRFGIAAGVVWYLFTAALIVVTMIDLDHKIIPDEISLPGIPIGLLINMFVLSDNWKDGLIDGGLGALLGGGLLLAIALGYYALTKTEGMGLGDPKLLGMIGAFVGWKGVIFTILVSSLVGTLIGALFIALTGKSRKFQIPFGPFLALGAVTWVWLGPAAVRWYFGY from the coding sequence GTGTACGCGGACAACTTCATTCAGATTTACGTCACCTTCGCGGGTTTCTTATTCGGGGCGGCCATCGGCTCGTTTCTTAACGTGGTCATCTGGCGCCTGCCGCAGGGCGAGTCGATTGTTTTCCCCGGCAGTCACTGTCCGCAGTGCGGCAACGCTATTTCCTGGTACGACAACATTCCGTTGCTGTCGTGGGTTTTCCTGGGCGCCAAGTGCCGTCACTGCCGCGGACAGATCAGCCTTCGCTATCCGATGGTCGAATTGGTCAGCGCGATTTTCCTGGCGGGGTATCTGAATCGCTTCGGCATCGCCGCGGGCGTCGTATGGTATCTATTCACCGCGGCGCTGATCGTGGTGACCATGATCGACCTGGACCACAAGATCATCCCCGATGAAATCAGCCTGCCGGGCATTCCGATCGGCCTGCTGATCAATATGTTCGTCCTTTCCGACAACTGGAAAGACGGCCTGATCGACGGCGGCCTGGGCGCTTTGCTCGGCGGCGGGCTGCTGCTGGCCATCGCCCTGGGTTACTACGCGCTGACCAAAACCGAAGGCATGGGCCTGGGCGATCCGAAACTTCTGGGCATGATCGGTGCGTTCGTGGGCTGGAAGGGCGTGATCTTCACGATTCTCGTTTCGAGTTTGGTCGGCACCCTGATCGGCGCGCTGTTCATTGCACTGACGGGCAAGAGTCGAAAATTCCAAATTCCTTTCGGACCGTTTCTCGCCCTGGGCGCGGTGACCTGGGTGTGGCTCGGGCCGGCGGCGGTTCGGTGGTATTTTGGGTACTAA
- a CDS encoding ATP-binding protein, whose translation MRTRVVLLIALLTGLLVILLGGVVTRLLEHHLVKQKRVQGRTALLAMQAALDLRQEWGRTGRDTAQDMSHFVRLMAQNLELSSLVIVDEGQNIIAHSQADMIGLVFAEADLSRAMTERKLIHRLIGRDTETPEVVFSGPLYRSGKAIGAVRFILPINDLYVALTGMKRILWLYALMDALAVILFGSFMLWRLLVRPVEQMVQMTEKMAAGEYRVPAPPATKDEIGRLGRALAKLAATLADREKINKRQVKRLETINRELQEAHRQLLHTDRLAYVGRVAAGVAHEVGNPLGAIYGYLDILRDADLQPTERQVVERIEKDVKRIDSIVRELLDFSRVKEAQIENADVVELAREAVQLMKSQRGLDHVEVQVETEAEVPPVRLDRQQFVQVVLNILLNATDAMDGVGRIRIRAEGALFERSRLLDPQLPGVPPEDEVPYTDHVQRGIVFSDAIGPGSESLAVFLHVTDSGPGMEPTVLGQMFDPFFTTKKAGRGTGLGMAICHRIIGAMSGLIRVESRPGQGSRVSLILPANEGEFDDE comes from the coding sequence ATGCGCACCCGAGTCGTCTTACTGATCGCCTTGCTGACCGGACTGCTGGTGATTCTGCTCGGCGGCGTGGTCACGCGACTTCTCGAACACCACCTCGTGAAACAAAAACGCGTGCAGGGGCGAACGGCGCTGCTGGCGATGCAGGCCGCGTTGGACTTGCGGCAGGAGTGGGGCCGAACGGGGCGCGACACGGCGCAGGATATGTCGCACTTCGTGCGCCTGATGGCGCAAAACCTCGAACTGTCGAGTCTGGTCATTGTCGACGAGGGGCAGAACATCATCGCCCACAGCCAGGCCGACATGATCGGGTTGGTGTTCGCCGAGGCGGATCTCAGCCGCGCGATGACCGAGCGGAAACTGATTCACCGGTTGATCGGTCGCGATACCGAAACACCGGAAGTGGTTTTTTCCGGACCGCTGTACCGCAGCGGTAAGGCGATCGGCGCGGTTCGTTTCATCCTGCCGATCAATGACTTGTACGTGGCCCTAACGGGTATGAAGCGAATTCTATGGCTGTACGCCCTGATGGATGCGCTGGCCGTGATTCTGTTCGGGTCGTTCATGTTGTGGCGATTGCTCGTGCGACCGGTGGAACAAATGGTGCAGATGACCGAGAAAATGGCCGCCGGCGAATATCGTGTTCCAGCACCGCCGGCGACCAAAGACGAAATCGGGCGGCTGGGACGCGCGTTGGCCAAGCTGGCGGCGACGCTCGCCGATCGTGAGAAAATCAACAAACGCCAGGTCAAGCGTCTGGAAACCATCAACCGGGAATTGCAGGAAGCCCACCGGCAGTTACTCCACACCGACCGCCTCGCGTACGTCGGGCGGGTGGCCGCCGGTGTCGCCCATGAAGTCGGCAACCCCCTGGGGGCGATCTATGGCTACCTGGACATCCTGCGCGACGCCGATTTGCAGCCTACGGAACGTCAGGTCGTCGAGCGCATCGAAAAGGATGTCAAGCGTATCGATAGCATCGTGCGCGAATTGCTCGACTTCTCGCGGGTCAAGGAAGCCCAGATCGAAAACGCCGACGTTGTCGAGTTGGCGCGCGAGGCCGTGCAACTCATGAAAAGCCAGCGCGGCCTGGACCACGTTGAGGTTCAGGTCGAAACCGAGGCCGAGGTGCCGCCCGTGCGCTTGGACCGGCAGCAGTTCGTCCAGGTCGTATTGAACATCCTGCTCAACGCCACCGACGCGATGGACGGGGTCGGCCGGATCCGGATTCGGGCTGAGGGAGCGCTGTTTGAGCGAAGTCGTTTGCTGGATCCGCAGTTGCCCGGCGTGCCGCCGGAGGACGAGGTTCCCTACACCGATCATGTGCAGCGCGGTATCGTTTTTTCCGACGCCATCGGACCCGGCAGCGAATCGCTGGCAGTATTTTTGCATGTCACCGACAGCGGGCCCGGCATGGAACCGACGGTTCTCGGGCAGATGTTCGACCCCTTTTTCACGACGAAGAAAGCCGGCAGAGGCACCGGGCTGGGCATGGCGATCTGCCATCGGATCATCGGGGCGATGAGCGGATTGATTCGCGTAGAGAGCCGGCCGGGGCAGGGGAGCAGGGTATCTTTGATACTTCCGGCAAACGAGGGTGAGTTCGACGATGAGTGA
- a CDS encoding sigma-54 dependent transcriptional regulator encodes MSDAKRILVIDDEEGLRFTLSVLLKKKGYEVSTAENGRMALDSLPTLKPDYVLCDLRMPELDGLEFLQKAIEQGFHKPIIMMSAYGTIEDAVEAMRLGAFDYISKPFRKNEVLVVLERAEEREQLRSENVQLRAAARAAADREFLTDDGRVQELLAIVRKIASFKTTVLITGESGTGKELIARSIHRNGPRNAGPFVAINCGAIPEHLLESELFGHAKGSFTDAVADKEGLVTASSRGTLFLDEIGDLPLMLQVKLLRVLQEEAVRPVGANREVSVDLRVVAATARDLEKDVRDGRFREDLYYRLNVFHLCVPPLRERPTDVDLLARHFITKIAQQHGLPTCEIGDGALEILQRYDWPGNVRELENAMERAVLLAGGRPITPPDLPDRLRTRAGSELPHATGDLSVKRNMREIERRLIEEALARTHGNKSQAAKLLDLSLRALLYKIKDYGLDRKGENLENSGREG; translated from the coding sequence ATGAGTGACGCGAAACGTATTTTGGTCATCGACGACGAAGAAGGTTTGCGATTCACGCTAAGTGTTCTCCTTAAAAAGAAGGGCTACGAGGTCAGCACGGCCGAAAACGGTCGCATGGCGTTGGATTCGCTGCCGACCTTGAAGCCCGATTACGTCTTGTGCGACCTGCGTATGCCCGAACTGGACGGACTCGAATTCCTACAGAAGGCGATCGAACAAGGCTTTCACAAACCCATCATCATGATGAGCGCGTACGGCACGATCGAGGACGCGGTGGAGGCGATGCGCCTGGGAGCGTTCGATTACATCAGCAAGCCTTTCCGGAAAAACGAAGTGCTCGTCGTGCTTGAGCGGGCCGAGGAACGCGAACAACTGCGCAGCGAAAACGTCCAGTTGCGAGCGGCGGCCCGGGCCGCGGCGGACCGCGAGTTCCTCACCGACGACGGTCGGGTTCAGGAGTTGTTGGCGATCGTGCGCAAGATCGCCTCGTTCAAGACGACGGTGTTGATCACCGGAGAGTCCGGGACAGGTAAGGAACTCATTGCGCGTTCGATTCACCGCAACGGGCCGCGGAATGCCGGTCCCTTTGTGGCGATCAATTGCGGCGCGATTCCCGAGCATTTGCTGGAAAGCGAGTTGTTTGGACACGCCAAGGGCTCTTTCACCGATGCGGTGGCCGATAAAGAGGGCTTAGTGACGGCCTCGAGTCGGGGCACGTTGTTTTTGGATGAGATTGGCGATCTGCCTTTGATGTTGCAGGTGAAATTGTTGCGGGTCCTGCAGGAAGAAGCCGTGCGTCCGGTCGGGGCGAATCGCGAGGTTTCGGTCGACTTGCGCGTGGTGGCGGCCACGGCGCGCGATTTGGAGAAAGACGTGCGGGATGGGCGGTTCCGGGAAGATCTGTATTATCGCCTGAACGTGTTTCACCTGTGCGTACCGCCGCTGCGAGAGCGGCCGACGGATGTGGACCTACTGGCGCGGCACTTCATCACGAAAATTGCCCAGCAACACGGTTTGCCGACGTGCGAGATCGGCGACGGGGCGCTGGAGATTTTGCAGCGCTACGATTGGCCGGGCAATGTTCGTGAACTTGAGAACGCGATGGAACGGGCGGTGCTGCTGGCCGGCGGGCGTCCGATTACGCCGCCGGACCTGCCCGACCGTTTACGGACACGAGCCGGCAGTGAGCTTCCGCACGCCACCGGCGATTTATCGGTCAAGCGCAACATGCGGGAGATCGAACGGCGGTTGATCGAGGAGGCGCTGGCGCGAACCCACGGCAATAAATCCCAAGCGGCCAAGCTTTTGGACCTTTCGTTACGGGCATTGTTGTACAAAATCAAGGATTATGGGTTAGATCGGAAAGGCGAGAACTTGGAGAATAGCGGCCGCGAAGGTTGA
- a CDS encoding GspH/FimT family pseudopilin: protein MNRENKQEERRGFTLVELMVVVALIGILTAIGFVSMLHYRTIIRVNTSAREVAGQMRLARARAIREGRSVRVWFSGSDNYQTGVDADESGQFDSSFPKTHQMEPGIIFGYFVGIDNVPGHAHPVGCAIEIKGSCPTAQNRHFFFRHDGTASSQGVAYLIPSIDVLGTGNRPDRMRAVDWEGSTGRIRVWKWKDAAGDGERWR from the coding sequence ATGAACCGGGAAAATAAACAGGAAGAGCGCCGCGGTTTTACTTTGGTGGAATTGATGGTCGTCGTGGCCCTGATTGGGATTTTGACGGCGATCGGTTTTGTCTCCATGTTGCATTACCGCACGATTATTCGCGTCAATACCAGCGCCCGGGAAGTGGCAGGGCAGATGCGGTTGGCGCGGGCGAGAGCGATTCGCGAAGGGCGTTCGGTGCGCGTTTGGTTTTCCGGATCCGACAACTACCAGACCGGTGTAGATGCCGACGAGTCCGGGCAATTCGACTCCTCGTTCCCGAAGACGCATCAAATGGAGCCGGGCATCATTTTCGGTTACTTTGTCGGTATCGACAACGTACCCGGGCATGCTCATCCGGTGGGGTGCGCGATTGAGATCAAGGGCAGTTGCCCGACCGCGCAGAATCGGCACTTCTTCTTCCGACATGACGGGACGGCGTCATCGCAAGGGGTCGCGTATTTGATTCCGAGTATTGACGTGTTGGGGACAGGTAATCGCCCCGACCGCATGCGGGCCGTCGACTGGGAAGGTTCCACGGGCCGTATTCGCGTGTGGAAGTGGAAGGACGCCGCGGGTGACGGAGAACGTTGGCGCTAG
- a CDS encoding prepilin-type N-terminal cleavage/methylation domain-containing protein: MLVSMQSRMRRRQAGFSLVEILVAMSVLVIGILGVIPMLSFNIRANQSGKNYGIASYLAQRKLEQIRSWPMYEDYDGSTPGITNNNSRLIGTEVTHMGEHHQLFTITSKVLRNGFDSLGTGTGNCDGLKFASTEVDEGGIIGGGSMNTGNVGEYCNGGYRGEDFKLVRVRVSWYEKSHAAGASSLQRGHEIFRYMFLAKF; encoded by the coding sequence ATGTTGGTCTCGATGCAAAGTCGGATGCGGCGAAGGCAGGCGGGTTTCTCGCTCGTTGAGATCTTGGTTGCGATGAGCGTATTGGTGATCGGCATTTTGGGTGTCATACCGATGCTTTCGTTCAACATTCGGGCGAACCAATCCGGCAAAAACTACGGTATTGCCAGCTATCTTGCCCAGCGCAAGCTCGAACAGATTCGCAGTTGGCCGATGTACGAAGACTACGACGGGTCCACGCCGGGAATCACGAACAATAACAGCCGCCTGATAGGAACCGAAGTCACCCACATGGGCGAACACCACCAGCTATTCACGATTACCAGCAAGGTGTTGCGCAACGGGTTCGATTCCTTGGGCACCGGGACGGGTAATTGCGACGGGCTGAAATTTGCTTCCACGGAAGTCGACGAAGGCGGGATCATCGGCGGCGGCTCAATGAATACCGGTAACGTCGGCGAGTATTGCAACGGCGGGTACCGGGGTGAGGATTTCAAACTCGTTCGAGTGCGGGTGTCGTGGTACGAGAAGTCGCACGCGGCCGGCGCCTCGTCGCTCCAACGCGGGCATGAGATATTCCGATATATGTTCCTTGCGAAGTTTTAG